TTCTATTATCGTCTTGCATTGCCATGCACAAAGCAAGAGTAAAAAACGCACCTTCGGTGCCATTCTTCGCTCCACCACATTCCACCTTTTGTACACCCTAAGCTCTTTTATCAACTGGATAATGGGACTCACATCACATTTCCCTATCTCTTCCATGGAGATTGCCATGCATCCCATCCTCCTTCGTTTTTATTCAGGGAATTCTTAGAAATAAATTAAGGTTTAGGAGTTGTGAATAGAACCATGCTGCTTTATATACTAGCACCCCAAATCTTTATGACCCATGGTAAGGAACGTAGCCCCACAGAAAATCTTTATATCATACCTTCGTTTGGATGTCGATGCAGGATAAGGATTTTATCGGAAAGGACATAGTGTCCATCAGGGAGCTGAGCAACGAAGAAATTGATCACATTCTTCTGACCGCAAAGAAAATGGTTGAAATTGCAAAAGGCAAAAAGGTTGTGAAACCACTTGATGGTAAAATTCTGGGTACAGCGTTCTTTGAACCAAGCACAAGAACGCGACTTTCTTTTGAATCAGCGATGCTCCGTCTCGGTGGAAAATGCCTTGGTTTTTCCGAGGCAACTACAACTTCAGTGGCTAAGGGAGAAACCCTTGCCGACACAGTGCGAATGCTTGCCAGTTACAGCGATGTAATCGTGATAAGGCACAAATATGAGGGCGCGGCACGGCTTGCAGCTGAATTCTCTGATAAGCCAGTGATTAATGCAGGCGATGGCGCAGGGCAGCATCCCACGCAGACACTCCTTGACCTTTTCACGATAAAGGAGAAACTTGGCAAGCTAGAAGGTATAAATGTGGCCCTCATTGGCGATTTGAAGTATGGAAGGACCGTGCATTCTCTCGCCCATGCCCTCGCAAAATTCAATGCTAACCTGTACTTTGTTGCACCAGAATCACTGCAGATGCCAGACCACATCATAGAACCGCTCGTGGAGATGGGTGCCAAAACCCAGAAATTTAATGCACTCGAGGATGTGATTGAAACCTGCGATGTGTTTTACATGACCAGAATTCAGAGGGAGCGTTTTCCAGACATCCAGGAATACAACAAGGTTGCGGGCATCTTTCGTCTAAACGCAAAGATGCTGGAGCGAGCAAAGAAACACGCAATTGTGATGCATCCACTGCCCAGAGTAAACGAAATTTCACCAGATGTGGATGCAACAAAGCATGCAATG
This genomic stretch from Thermoplasmata archaeon harbors:
- the pyrB gene encoding aspartate carbamoyltransferase, with the protein product MSMQDKDFIGKDIVSIRELSNEEIDHILLTAKKMVEIAKGKKVVKPLDGKILGTAFFEPSTRTRLSFESAMLRLGGKCLGFSEATTTSVAKGETLADTVRMLASYSDVIVIRHKYEGAARLAAEFSDKPVINAGDGAGQHPTQTLLDLFTIKEKLGKLEGINVALIGDLKYGRTVHSLAHALAKFNANLYFVAPESLQMPDHIIEPLVEMGAKTQKFNALEDVIETCDVFYMTRIQRERFPDIQEYNKVAGIFRLNAKMLERAKKHAIVMHPLPRVNEISPDVDATKHAMYFEQAFNGVPVRMALLLLLLGGEIDA